Proteins from a genomic interval of Desulfovulcanus ferrireducens:
- a CDS encoding biotin--[acetyl-CoA-carboxylase] ligase, with product MKTIYIKKVYPRLAYPVDNKKKSEIFGLKDTQKYPGFSGRIYVAGRCSSSLDLAWALMDEGEIRTWDSVLCLEQWAGRGQLRRTWVSPAGNIYAAWSWPALPAKWKPQTSILAGYIFARALAELGAEVKVKWPNDLLFQGKKVGGVLVEEKKDKVMVGFGLNVASSPDRTSLRDDTVVEAGNLGRVFGKLNPIMFWGKLVYKSYNWYMHILSHYTLGQFTCAVTKLLAYLGQEVAVGWGKDIKYGQVLGLDVDGSLLLKNGSKLVRVTSGSIMLEDAG from the coding sequence ATGAAAACCATTTACATAAAAAAGGTTTATCCTCGACTAGCATATCCGGTAGATAACAAAAAAAAGTCTGAAATTTTTGGTTTGAAAGATACCCAAAAATATCCAGGGTTTTCAGGTCGGATATATGTGGCGGGCAGGTGTTCTTCCAGTCTTGATCTCGCCTGGGCCTTAATGGATGAAGGCGAAATCCGTACCTGGGACTCTGTCCTGTGTCTTGAACAATGGGCTGGGAGAGGACAGTTGCGCAGAACCTGGGTTTCACCAGCAGGGAATATTTATGCAGCTTGGTCTTGGCCAGCTCTCCCAGCAAAATGGAAGCCACAGACTTCTATTTTAGCCGGTTATATCTTTGCTCGAGCCCTTGCGGAGTTGGGAGCAGAGGTTAAAGTTAAATGGCCTAATGACTTGCTGTTTCAAGGTAAAAAGGTTGGCGGTGTTTTAGTGGAGGAGAAGAAGGATAAAGTGATGGTGGGTTTTGGTCTGAATGTGGCTTCTAGTCCGGATAGAACGAGTTTGCGCGATGATACCGTTGTGGAGGCGGGAAATCTGGGGCGGGTATTCGGGAAACTAAATCCAATAATGTTTTGGGGCAAACTTGTGTATAAGAGCTATAATTGGTATATGCATATTTTAAGCCATTATACTCTGGGTCAGTTTACCTGCGCGGTTACCAAGTTATTGGCTTATTTGGGCCAGGAAGTGGCTGTGGGTTGGGGTAAAGATATTAAATATGGTCAAGTGCTTGGATTGGATGTGGATGGCAGTCTTCTTTTAAAGAATGGCTCGAAACTAGTTCGGGTTACTTCCGGAAGTATTATGTTGGAAGATGCTGGTTGA
- a CDS encoding response regulator, with amino-acid sequence MRMLIVEDNPVNQKLMTKLLSEFGQCDVAQNGQEAIDLFTKALDENHPYDVVFMDIMMPVMDGQTSLKEIRNIEKQKNVPIGQETKAIMTTALSDTKNVTTAFFKGMADSYLTKPISRDKLIQALKEAGLIN; translated from the coding sequence ATGCGTATGCTCATAGTTGAAGACAACCCGGTAAATCAGAAATTGATGACTAAACTTCTATCTGAGTTTGGCCAGTGCGACGTAGCCCAGAACGGCCAGGAAGCAATTGACCTTTTTACCAAAGCCTTGGATGAAAACCATCCTTATGATGTAGTTTTCATGGATATTATGATGCCGGTTATGGATGGGCAAACATCATTGAAAGAAATCCGCAACATCGAAAAACAAAAAAATGTACCCATTGGACAGGAAACAAAGGCCATAATGACTACAGCCCTTTCAGATACTAAAAATGTGACTACCGCCTTTTTCAAAGGAATGGCTGATAGTTATCTGACTAAACCCATTTCACGAGACAAACTTATCCAGGCCTTAAAAGAAGCTGGATTAATCAATTAA